A window of the Acanthochromis polyacanthus isolate Apoly-LR-REF ecotype Palm Island chromosome 10, KAUST_Apoly_ChrSc, whole genome shotgun sequence genome harbors these coding sequences:
- the LOC110972961 gene encoding uncharacterized protein LOC110972961, whose protein sequence is MTCSLCTQEVLSDQFTQHLPDYHVQEQCDCCGAKAWGALGLSQHLESCHVSSPTHIPNISPPTPSALPSTPSAKEMTQIQSLRPQHTPAPTCLPAREMKSDLCPPPAPAAPTIPEIAPATQSSPPLLPVSAFVPPPASPGPPLPLRSTEVSRARFLPKPFYRVIKPGDREWIAHILYEASGQLKQDVRQNWHHPPSPIRSTTPPNPHDYFHQRMFLWAPMRMWGIPLKCIQCNRKINHSGIYPKVREVIDVDSKYYLIGGDYPRCSQCKLPVCPWSSDILKQLDPSKHNKFPAVLTTHLALDRKCVTLLHPRTAGNSSSYLQQAFQEAHSEEWVRSLCEYFTDCEIHKKSCVWQSQAVNAPPPPFCPLPLAQWFETVHANDVAGHLNELKSVITSTFGRILKLDSTKKVNVHIYVFFIFFEDTATWMTNIGNEYGQVLNSVLTTGEGADLDDMCQGIVKRYRDAGEPQPEAIYVDRDCCSDRGVSPVLEWFRPWTSTVRLDVFHFMRRFTNGLATEHHPLYGTFCLKLLSCIFEWDKQDVCHLKEAKWAEMKKKHQGHEPTDAQVLASITCSELAKHCRRRTRGVEETSALIRSLLDSMWQLVDGWAAPLNHESMSRVWEVQQKHLACIQDPPRVQLYTNTGSGLEKGDRTLDVLRCGRGSSSLESFHKHQCAFIPGKLRPHI, encoded by the exons ATGACGTGCTCCCTTTGCACTCAGGAAGTGTTGTCTGACCAGTTTACACAGCACCTGCCAGATTACCATGTCCAGGAGCAGTGTGACTGTTGTGGTGCAAAGGCCTGGGGTGCTCTCGGTTTATCACAGCACCTTGAGAGCTGTCATGTTTCATCTCCTACACACATCCCAAACATCTCTCCTCCTACCCCTTCAGCCCTTCCCTCCACTCCCTCAGCCAAGGAGATGACACAGATCCAAAGCCTCCGTCCCCAACACACGCCTGCTCCAACCTGCCTCCCAGCCCGTGAGATGAAGTCAGACCTCTGTCCACCTCCTGCTCCTGCCGCTCCCACAATACCTGAGATAGCACCAGCGACTCAGAGCAGCCCACCacttcttcctgtctctgctttTGTTCCTCCTCCAGCATCACCAGGGCCCCCGCTCCCACTGCGCTCTACAGAGGTAAGCCGGGCTAGGTTTTTACCCAAGCCATTCTACAGGGTCATCAAGCCAGGTGACCGGGAGTGGATTGCCCACATCCTCTATGAGGCGAGTGGGCAGCTGAAGCAGGATGTCAGGCAGAATTGGCACCACCCCCCAAGCCCAATCAGATCCACGACACCTCCAAACCCACATGATTACTTTCACCAGAGGATGTTCCTGTGGGCTCCAATGCGCATGTGGGGCATCCCTCTGAAATGCATCCAGTGCAACCGGAAGATAAACCACTCTGGAATATACCCGAAGGTTAGAGAGGTCATCGATGTGGACTCCAAATATTATTTGATAGGAGGAGATTACCCAAGATGCAGCCAGTGCAAACTACCTGTCTGTCCTTGGAGTagtgacattttaaagcagcttgACCCCTCAAAGCACAATAAATTCCCTGCTGTATTAACAACACATTTGGCACTGGACAGAAAGTGTGTTACTCTTCTGCATCCCAGAACAGCGGGGAATAGCTCCAGTTACCTGCAGCAGGCCTTTCAAGAGGCACACAGTGAGGAGTGGGTGAGGAGCTTGTGTGAATATTTCACGGATTGTGAAATTCACAAAAAGTCCTGTGTCTGGCAGTCCCAGGCTGTTAatgcaccaccaccacccttcTGTCCCCTGCCCCTGGCTCAGTGGTTTGAGACAGTTCATGCCAATGATGTTGCGGGTCACCTCAATGAGCTCAAAAGTGTCATCACTTCAACATTTGGCAGAATTCTGAAGCTCGACTCCACTAAGAAGGTCAATGTGCACATAtacgtttttttcattttttttgaggACACTGCGACATGGATGACCAACATTGGAAATGAGTATGGTCAAGTCCTCAATTCTGTCCTCACAACCGGTGAGGGGGCTGACCTGGATGACATGTGCCAAGGCATCGTCAAACGGTACAGGGATGCTGGTGAGCCACAGCCAGAAGCCATCTATGTGGATAGAGACTGTTGCAGTGACAGAG GAGTGAGCCCAGTTCTTGAGTGGTTTCGGCCATGGACGTCCACTGTACGGTTGGATGTGTTCCACTTCATGAGGCGATTCACCAATGGTCTCGCCACGGAACACCATCCACTGTATGGTACGTTCTGCTTAAAATTGTTAAGCTGCATTTTTGAGTGGGATAAGCAGGACGTTTGCCATCTTAAGGAGGCCAAGTGGGCAGAGATGAAAAAGAAGCATCAGGGCCATGAGCCAACAGATGCCCAGGTGTTGGCCAGCATTACCTGTAGCGAGCTAGCTAAGCACTGCCGCAGGAGAACCCGGGGGGTGGAGGAGACCAGTGCCCTCATCAGAAGTCTTCTTGACTCTATGTGGCAGCTTGTGGATGGCTGGGCTGCACCTCTCAATCATGAGAGCATGTCTCGAGTGTGGGAGGTACAGCAGAAGCACCTTGCCTGCATCCAGGATCCACCAAGAGTGCAGCTGTATACAAACACTGGATCAGGGCTGGAGAAAGGGGACAGGACACTGGATGTCTTAAGATGCGGTAGAGGGTCCTCCTCCCTCGAGAGCTTCCACAAACACCAGTGTGCTTTCATTCCAGGCAAGTTGAGACCTCACATatag
- the LOC110972554 gene encoding uncharacterized protein LOC110972554 isoform X3: MESSQEAEYLCTWTTSCRKAAQDPEVNRVSECVCLRLAKEFEQARNRPKDTKGKTMPIPQSIVSIYSHIRQLLEDSRIVLDKTNLVLVPINNTTVSSWLLRRDKRRNRDMLLQGTILPKQLNLAKEPLPAVNTLPDAPVQQARETMTFEEPENHEGEAFPRQRTLASNKQPVCYPIFPQRQQFHQWQHLSPYLYAPYMQPPFAFAPAVQSAPPGPGGPTVQPAPLCPDVPPCPGGPTVQPAPLCPDVPPVQKAPSVRPPSEPRQRAWRLKKAAQEDEELMARGEPPKKRLVKDKYHYTCKQCGQDKNKTTGHTQLKGQWFCPASGQTLENWRKTLQ; the protein is encoded by the exons ATGGAGAGCTCCCAGGAAGCCGAGTACCTCTGCACCTGGACTACAAGCTGCAGAAAG GCTGCCCAGGACCCTGAGGTAAACAGGGTCAGTGAGTGTGTTTGCCTCCGACTTGCCAAAGAGTTTGAGCAAGCACGCAACAGGCCAAAGGACACCAAGGGGAAAACCATGCCCATCCCTCAATCCATCGTCAGCATCTACAGCCACATCAGACAGCTCCTGGAGGACAGCAGGATTGTCCTGGACAAGACAAACTTGGTTCTGGTGCCGATTAACAACACCACTGTCTCTTCATG GCTACTCAGGAGGGATAAGAGGAGGAACAGGGATATGCTGCTACAAGGCACTATACTTCCCAAGCAGCTCAATCTGGCAAAGGAGCCTCTTCCTGCTGTGAACACACTTCCAGATGCTCCTGTGCAACAAGCACGTGAGACAATGACATTTGAAGAGCCTGAAAACCATGAGGGAGAAGCTTTCCCTCGCCAGAGAACTCTGGCATCAAATAAGCAGCCTGTGTGCTATCCCATTTTCCCCCAACGTCAGCAGTTTCATCAGTGGCAGCATCTGTCTCCTTATCTATATGCTCCCTACATGCAGCCTCCATTTGCCTTTGCTCCTGCCGTGCAGTCAGCTCCTCCAGGTCCTGGTGGTCCTACAGTGCAGCCAGCTCCTCTATGTCCTGATGTTCCTCCATGTCCTGGTGGTCCTACAGTGCAGCCAGCTCCTCTATGTCCTGATGTTCCTCCAGTGCAGAAAGCTCCTTCAGTGCGCCCTCCATCTGAACCAAGGCAACGTGCTTGGAGGCTGAAAAAAGCTGCTCAAGAGGATGAGGAGCTCATGGCCAGGGGAGAACCTCCAAAAAAGAGACTTGTAAAGGACAAATACCACTACACTTGCAAGCAGTGTGGGcaggacaaaaataaaacaactggaCACACCCAGCTGAAGGGACAATGGTTCTGTCCAGCCTCAGGACAGACACTGGAGAACTGGAGAAAGACCTTACAATAG
- the LOC110972554 gene encoding uncharacterized protein LOC110972554 isoform X1, translating into MTKTGKPDSYWRDICSKYAQGQYHFSTGKRPGSKKWKKALENIDACPLQSHTKDLFGRSLQCTCGFHKVTKKLAGEIGGSATWMTNIGNEFGQVLNSVLTTGEGAGLEELCQGIVTRYKNAGKAEPEVIYVDRDCCNQSGVSSVTKLFHPWRSAVRLDSFHFMRRFNCGLTTEHHPLYGTFCAKLSACVFEWDQGDVQCLKEAKREEWKSNHSGFAPTEEQIILKMGELRRHCRRRTRGVEAMRQMISGLLESMWELSDTTGLPLVSQDSMRHVWEVQQKHLECLQDPPGVPLYTKVGTLQKGGKELDILRCARGSSSLESFHRHQCSFIPGWQCNALHMQMYMLEGLSRWNMRRAKEAVSVEGASTLRSFDVRLMSHLNNLSQQVHGRPLVTEFTPPGKPTKERIAVEYLLAQTNRGDLLTPSHDVSEIPSQELEEEDDEADCTIHVSELVVSDENDQLAASDSEPEVQVTENSQCDSRGAVGWETVDALAAYLVGLNRTITALSAKEEADIVQLYTALHDMDKAPSRYSRKARKKARVSAGPWRAPRKPSTSAPGLQAAERLYMTHGQAAQDPEVNRVSECVCLRLAKEFEQARNRPKDTKGKTMPIPQSIVSIYSHIRQLLEDSRIVLDKTNLVLVPINNTTVSSWLLRRDKRRNRDMLLQGTILPKQLNLAKEPLPAVNTLPDAPVQQARETMTFEEPENHEGEAFPRQRTLASNKQPVCYPIFPQRQQFHQWQHLSPYLYAPYMQPPFAFAPAVQSAPPGPGGPTVQPAPLCPDVPPCPGGPTVQPAPLCPDVPPVQKAPSVRPPSEPRQRAWRLKKAAQEDEELMARGEPPKKRLVKDKYHYTCKQCGQDKNKTTGHTQLKGQWFCPASGQTLENWRKTLQ; encoded by the exons atgacTAAGACTGGAAAGCCAGATAGTTACTGGAGGGACATCTGCTCCAAATATGCTCAGGGCCAATACCACTTTTCAACTGGCAAACGCCCAGGCtctaagaagtggaaaaagGCCTTGGAGAACATTGATGCTTGCCCCCTGCAGAGCCATACAAAGGATCTGTTTGGCAGAAGTCTACAGTGCACCTGTGGGTTCCATAAG GTCACCAAGAAGCTAGCAGGGGAAATAGGGGGTAGTGCGACGTGGATGACAAACATTGGGAACGAGTTTGGCCAAGTACTGAATTCAGTTCTGACAACGGGTGAAGGTGCAGGGCTGGAAGAGTTGTGTCAAGGCATTGTCACACGATACAAGAATGCAGGGAAAGCTGAACCTGAGGTCATCTATGTCGACCGGGACTGCTGCAACCAGTCAG gtGTGTCCTCAGTTACCAAACTCTTCCATCCATGGAGGTCTGCTGTGCGCTTGGACAGTTTCCACTTCATGAGGCGCTTCAACTGTGGTCTCACGACAGAGCACCACCCTCTATATGGCACTTTTTGTGCCAAACTGTCAGCCTGTGTTTTTGAATGGGATCAGGGGGATGTGCAGTGCCTGAAAGAGGCAAAGAGAGAGGAGTGGAAAAGCAACCACAGTGGATTTGCTCCCACTGAGGAGCAGATTATTCTCAAGATGGGGGAACTGAGGAGACACTGCCGGAGGAGGACGCGTGGTGTGGAGGCGATGCGCCAAATGATTTCGGGACTGCTGGAATCCATGTGGGAGCTGTCAGACACTACTGGGTTGCCTTTGGTGAGCCAGGACAGCATGCGCCATGTTTGGGAGGTGCAGCAGAAGCACCTGGAGTGCCTCCAAGACCCTCCAGGTGTTCCACTCTACACTAAGGTGGGGACACTCCAAAAGGGTGGCAAAGAGTTGGACATCCTTCGGTGTGCCAGGGGTTCCTCCTCCCTGGAGAGTTTCCACAGACACCAGTGTAGTTTCATTCCAG GCTGGCAGTGCAATGCATTACATATGCAGATGTACATGCTGGAGGGACTATCAAGGTGGAACATGAGACGGGCCAAGGAGGCAGTATCTGTGGAGGGGGCCTCAACCCTTAGAAGCTTTGATGTTCGACTGATGTCCCACCTTAACAATTTAAGCCAGCAGGTCCATGGTCGTCCTCTAGTGACAGAGTTCACCCCACCAGGGAAACCTACAA AGGAGCGCATAGCGGTGGAGTATTTATTGGCCCAGACCAACAGAGGGGACTTGCTTACTCCATCACATGATGTCTCTGAAATCCCCTCACAGGAGCTTGAGGAGGAGGACGATGAGGCAGATTGCACCATACATGTGTCTGAGCTGGTGGTTAGTGATGAAAATGACCAGTTGGCGGCGAGTGACTCTGAACCAGAAGTCCAAGTCACAGAG AACAGCCAATGTGACTCCAGAGGAGCTGTGGGATGGGAGACAGTTGATGCCCTGGCAGCCTATCTAGTTGGTCTTAACCGTACAATAACCGCTTTGTCAGCCAAGGAGGAGGCAGACATAGTCCAGCTGTACACAGCTCTCCATGACATGGACAAGGCACCATCAAG GTATTCCCGGAAGGCAAGGAAGAAGGCACGTGTGTCAGCAGGACCATGGAGAGCTCCCAGGAAGCCGAGTACCTCTGCACCTGGACTACAAGCTGCAGAAAG ACTATACATGACTCATGGCCAGGCTGCCCAGGACCCTGAGGTAAACAGGGTCAGTGAGTGTGTTTGCCTCCGACTTGCCAAAGAGTTTGAGCAAGCACGCAACAGGCCAAAGGACACCAAGGGGAAAACCATGCCCATCCCTCAATCCATCGTCAGCATCTACAGCCACATCAGACAGCTCCTGGAGGACAGCAGGATTGTCCTGGACAAGACAAACTTGGTTCTGGTGCCGATTAACAACACCACTGTCTCTTCATG GCTACTCAGGAGGGATAAGAGGAGGAACAGGGATATGCTGCTACAAGGCACTATACTTCCCAAGCAGCTCAATCTGGCAAAGGAGCCTCTTCCTGCTGTGAACACACTTCCAGATGCTCCTGTGCAACAAGCACGTGAGACAATGACATTTGAAGAGCCTGAAAACCATGAGGGAGAAGCTTTCCCTCGCCAGAGAACTCTGGCATCAAATAAGCAGCCTGTGTGCTATCCCATTTTCCCCCAACGTCAGCAGTTTCATCAGTGGCAGCATCTGTCTCCTTATCTATATGCTCCCTACATGCAGCCTCCATTTGCCTTTGCTCCTGCCGTGCAGTCAGCTCCTCCAGGTCCTGGTGGTCCTACAGTGCAGCCAGCTCCTCTATGTCCTGATGTTCCTCCATGTCCTGGTGGTCCTACAGTGCAGCCAGCTCCTCTATGTCCTGATGTTCCTCCAGTGCAGAAAGCTCCTTCAGTGCGCCCTCCATCTGAACCAAGGCAACGTGCTTGGAGGCTGAAAAAAGCTGCTCAAGAGGATGAGGAGCTCATGGCCAGGGGAGAACCTCCAAAAAAGAGACTTGTAAAGGACAAATACCACTACACTTGCAAGCAGTGTGGGcaggacaaaaataaaacaactggaCACACCCAGCTGAAGGGACAATGGTTCTGTCCAGCCTCAGGACAGACACTGGAGAACTGGAGAAAGACCTTACAATAG
- the LOC110972554 gene encoding uncharacterized protein LOC110972554 isoform X2 — translation MTKTGKPDSYWRDICSKYAQGQYHFSTGKRPGSKKWKKALENIDACPLQSHTKDLFGRSLQCTCGFHKVTKKLAGEIGGSATWMTNIGNEFGQVLNSVLTTGEGAGLEELCQGIVTRYKNAGKAEPEVIYVDRDCCNQSGVSSVTKLFHPWRSAVRLDSFHFMRRFNCGLTTEHHPLYGTFCAKLSACVFEWDQGDVQCLKEAKREEWKSNHSGFAPTEEQIILKMGELRRHCRRRTRGVEAMRQMISGLLESMWELSDTTGLPLVSQDSMRHVWEVQQKHLECLQDPPGVPLYTKVGTLQKGGKELDILRCARGSSSLESFHRHQCSFIPGWQCNALHMQMYMLEGLSRWNMRRAKEAVSVEGASTLRSFDVRLMSHLNNLSQQVHGRPLVTEFTPPGKPTRA, via the exons atgacTAAGACTGGAAAGCCAGATAGTTACTGGAGGGACATCTGCTCCAAATATGCTCAGGGCCAATACCACTTTTCAACTGGCAAACGCCCAGGCtctaagaagtggaaaaagGCCTTGGAGAACATTGATGCTTGCCCCCTGCAGAGCCATACAAAGGATCTGTTTGGCAGAAGTCTACAGTGCACCTGTGGGTTCCATAAG GTCACCAAGAAGCTAGCAGGGGAAATAGGGGGTAGTGCGACGTGGATGACAAACATTGGGAACGAGTTTGGCCAAGTACTGAATTCAGTTCTGACAACGGGTGAAGGTGCAGGGCTGGAAGAGTTGTGTCAAGGCATTGTCACACGATACAAGAATGCAGGGAAAGCTGAACCTGAGGTCATCTATGTCGACCGGGACTGCTGCAACCAGTCAG gtGTGTCCTCAGTTACCAAACTCTTCCATCCATGGAGGTCTGCTGTGCGCTTGGACAGTTTCCACTTCATGAGGCGCTTCAACTGTGGTCTCACGACAGAGCACCACCCTCTATATGGCACTTTTTGTGCCAAACTGTCAGCCTGTGTTTTTGAATGGGATCAGGGGGATGTGCAGTGCCTGAAAGAGGCAAAGAGAGAGGAGTGGAAAAGCAACCACAGTGGATTTGCTCCCACTGAGGAGCAGATTATTCTCAAGATGGGGGAACTGAGGAGACACTGCCGGAGGAGGACGCGTGGTGTGGAGGCGATGCGCCAAATGATTTCGGGACTGCTGGAATCCATGTGGGAGCTGTCAGACACTACTGGGTTGCCTTTGGTGAGCCAGGACAGCATGCGCCATGTTTGGGAGGTGCAGCAGAAGCACCTGGAGTGCCTCCAAGACCCTCCAGGTGTTCCACTCTACACTAAGGTGGGGACACTCCAAAAGGGTGGCAAAGAGTTGGACATCCTTCGGTGTGCCAGGGGTTCCTCCTCCCTGGAGAGTTTCCACAGACACCAGTGTAGTTTCATTCCAG GCTGGCAGTGCAATGCATTACATATGCAGATGTACATGCTGGAGGGACTATCAAGGTGGAACATGAGACGGGCCAAGGAGGCAGTATCTGTGGAGGGGGCCTCAACCCTTAGAAGCTTTGATGTTCGACTGATGTCCCACCTTAACAATTTAAGCCAGCAGGTCCATGGTCGTCCTCTAGTGACAGAGTTCACCCCACCAGGGAAACCTACAA GAGCTTGA
- the LOC110972554 gene encoding uncharacterized protein LOC110972554 isoform X4 → MTKTGKPDSYWRDICSKYAQGQYHFSTGKRPGSKKWKKALENIDACPLQSHTKDLFGRSLQCTCGFHKVTKKLAGEIGGSATWMTNIGNEFGQVLNSVLTTGEGAGLEELCQGIVTRYKNAGKAEPEVIYVDRDCCNQSGVSSVTKLFHPWRSAVRLDSFHFMRRFNCGLTTEHHPLYGTFCAKLSACVFEWDQGDVQCLKEAKREEWKSNHSGFAPTEEQIILKMGELRRHCRRRTRGVEAMRQMISGLLESMWELSDTTGLPLVSQDSMRHVWEVQQKHLECLQDPPGVPLYTKVGTLQKGGKELDILRCARGSSSLESFHRHQCSFIPGTFA, encoded by the exons atgacTAAGACTGGAAAGCCAGATAGTTACTGGAGGGACATCTGCTCCAAATATGCTCAGGGCCAATACCACTTTTCAACTGGCAAACGCCCAGGCtctaagaagtggaaaaagGCCTTGGAGAACATTGATGCTTGCCCCCTGCAGAGCCATACAAAGGATCTGTTTGGCAGAAGTCTACAGTGCACCTGTGGGTTCCATAAG GTCACCAAGAAGCTAGCAGGGGAAATAGGGGGTAGTGCGACGTGGATGACAAACATTGGGAACGAGTTTGGCCAAGTACTGAATTCAGTTCTGACAACGGGTGAAGGTGCAGGGCTGGAAGAGTTGTGTCAAGGCATTGTCACACGATACAAGAATGCAGGGAAAGCTGAACCTGAGGTCATCTATGTCGACCGGGACTGCTGCAACCAGTCAG gtGTGTCCTCAGTTACCAAACTCTTCCATCCATGGAGGTCTGCTGTGCGCTTGGACAGTTTCCACTTCATGAGGCGCTTCAACTGTGGTCTCACGACAGAGCACCACCCTCTATATGGCACTTTTTGTGCCAAACTGTCAGCCTGTGTTTTTGAATGGGATCAGGGGGATGTGCAGTGCCTGAAAGAGGCAAAGAGAGAGGAGTGGAAAAGCAACCACAGTGGATTTGCTCCCACTGAGGAGCAGATTATTCTCAAGATGGGGGAACTGAGGAGACACTGCCGGAGGAGGACGCGTGGTGTGGAGGCGATGCGCCAAATGATTTCGGGACTGCTGGAATCCATGTGGGAGCTGTCAGACACTACTGGGTTGCCTTTGGTGAGCCAGGACAGCATGCGCCATGTTTGGGAGGTGCAGCAGAAGCACCTGGAGTGCCTCCAAGACCCTCCAGGTGTTCCACTCTACACTAAGGTGGGGACACTCCAAAAGGGTGGCAAAGAGTTGGACATCCTTCGGTGTGCCAGGGGTTCCTCCTCCCTGGAGAGTTTCCACAGACACCAGTGTAGTTTCATTCCAGGTACATTTGCATAA